CGTCCTCGGGGGCGACACGATCGCGCACAACGTGGACGGCATCGGCGGCAGCATCGACCAGCTTGCCTCCTCGATCGTCGGGGACAACACGAGCTTCGACTGTGACGGGGCGATCTCGGAGGACGCCGGTGACAACGTGCTCGGCGGCGACTGCAACCCCAACACGACCCTCAGCGATCCCGACAAGACATTGACGTCGACGATCGGTTCGCTCTCGACCGGCGATGCGATTACGCCGTCGATCCAGCCCGTGACGGAAGCGGCGATCGGCGCGGCCGAGTGCGGCAACATCGACGGGACCGACCAGGAAGAGCTCGTGGCGGACGACAGCTCGTGCGATGCGGGCTCGGTGCAGACAGCCGGAACCTCCGCCGACCCAGCTCCATCCGGAGACATCGACTTCGGCGCCGTTGCTACCAACGACCCGATGTCGCAGACCGAGCGGCTGAGTGCGGGCGGCGGCTTGGTCTCCATCTCCGGCGTCGACGCCGATGTGACAAGCGGGACCGGCGGCTTCGCCGTCACGAGCGACAACTGCACGTACGCTCCGCTGCTGGTTGCGAGCTTCGGGCAAGGCGCGTGCAGCGTGACCGTGCAGGCGACGAGTGCCGACGATTCCGGGGCCACCGCAGGCACCCTGACCATCCACACCAGTGACGGCGACATCACCGTCAACCTCGCCTCGAGCGGTGCGCCGGCGGTCCAGGCGGCGGGCGCTCCGACCGGGCTGACGCCGACCGCGGGCAACCGCCGGGTCACGCTCGGCTGGACTGCGCCAACCGACGACGGCGGCGTCGCTCTGCAGTACTACGAGATCGACGACTCCACCAACGGTGGCGCCAGCTGGCAGGTCGCCGACACCGACTACGACACGACCGACTCGACGATCAGCGACACGATCGGCAACCTGACGAACGGTACGCCGTACGACTTCCGGATCCGCGCGGAGAACGGCGTAGTCGACGGTTCCTGGTCTGATGTGGTCTGGGCCACGCCGAAGGGGCCGCAGCAGCCGAGCGCTTTGAGCGCGCCGCACTCGACGACGATCACCTACGGCAAGCGGGCGACTCTGTCGGCAAAGCTGACCGATAAAAAGACCGGCGCACCGATCGCCGGCGGCAAGGTGAAGCTCCTCGACCGCGGCGGGCGCAGTGGTGGATTCCACACGGTGACGACCGTCACCACGACGTCGGGCGGGATCGCGAAGGCCGCGGTCAAGCCGACGGTGAACACCGAGTACGAGTTCTCCTACTCCACTACCTCCGCGCATGCTGCCGCGACCAGCGGAATCGCAACGGTCCGCGTGGCGCAGGCGGTCAAGGCTGCGCTCAGCAAGACCACGACCGCACATGGCAGCAAGGTCGAGGTGTACGGCGTCGTGCGACCGGCCGCCAGCGGCGAGAGGGTCACCCTCGAGGTCGAGGTCAACGGCAAGTGGAAGAAGGTCGGCGGCGCGAAGACCAAGCACCAGAAGCTGCCGAACGGCACGCAGACGGTCGGCTACGTCATCACCTTTACGTCGGGCAAGGTGGGCAAGGTGTCGCTGCGCGTCGTACGGTCCGCGGACGCAACCAACGCGAGCGGTAGGTCGAAGAAGCTCAAGCTCGACGTCACCTGAGCTGAAGCTCTCGCTCAGACCGCCCACGCGTGCGCGGGGCCGGTCCGCTGTCGAGTCCGGGCAGCGGGCACCTCGTCGGCCAGCCGGGCGAGGGTTCCGATGACCTCCGGCACGAGATCAGGCGCCAACGTCAACGGCAGGCGCAGGTAGCCGTCGTGTGTGCCGGACACGGTGAACCGTGGCCCGGGTGTCACGCGGATGCCCCCGAGCAGGGCGGCGCGAGCCAGCGCCGTGCTCGACGAGTGACCCAGGTTGATCCAAACGGCCAGGCCGGCGGCCGGCGGGGTCAGGCTCCACGCGGGTGCGAGCTCAGCGATTGCAGCGACCACGGCATCCCGACGCGACGTTGCCATCGCCCGGCGGGCCGGCAGCATCCGGGGTGCCGCATCGAGCAAGCGGGTCGCGATCAGCTGGTCGAGCACCGGCGGCGCGAGGTCCTGGCCGCCTCGGTTGACCGCGAGCCGGCGGATCAGTGTCCCGGGACCGCGGACCCAGCCGACCCGAAGGCCCGGCCAGAAGGCTTTGCTCATCGACCCCACGTGGACCACGGTCGCGGAGCCCCCGAACCGGGGGAGCCGCACCGACAGCGCCTGGTGGCGGAACTCGAGCATCGTCTCGTCGATGACGACGACGGTCGGCTCGGCGAAGCTCTCGACGACCTCCCGCCGCTGATCGGGATCAGCCCATAGCCCGGTCGGGTTCTGCCCGTCGAAGGTCAGGTGAACCAGCGCAGGCGGCGATGCCGGGCGGATGAGCGGCGCGACGTCCCAGCCGGACTGGTCGACCGGAAGGGGCACGACGCGCGCTCGATGAGCCAGCGCCGCGTCCACGACGGCGGGATACGTGGGTTGTTCCGTGATCACGGTCGATCCACGGGCGCCGCAGACCTGCAGCAGCAGGTCCCACGCGTGCAGCGCGCCGCTGGTGACCAGCACCTGCTCCGGCGAGGTCGCCAGTCCGCGCTGCGTGTAGCCGCGAGCGATCCTGCGGCGCAGCTCGAACAGCCCGCTCGGATCGAGCCCCGGGCCGCCGAGGTGCTGCGGCAGGTCCTCGACGGCGGCCGCGGCGGCGATCTCGGGCAGTTCCGCCGGTGCCGGAAGCGCCGCCACGGTGAGGTCGAGCACCGCACCGGGAGGTGGGCTGTCCTCGTCGGGTCGGCTCAGGTGCGGAGCCGGCAGCGCCGCGACGGTCCCGGCGCCGTACCGGCTCGACAGATACCCCTCGTCCCGGAGCCGGTTGTAGACCTCGGTGACCGTGGCACGCGAGACACCCAGGACCGCGGCGAGCTCGCGTTCGGCAGGCACGCGTGCGCCGGGGATCACGCGCCCGTCGAGCACGAGCGCCCGAAGGGTGTAGGCGAGGCCGTCGCCGATCGGCCGCACCTCGAGGGCCGGCGACAGCCAGGCCGCCAGCCGTCGGGTGCTCACCACAGGCCAAGGCTAACAACTTGGCCTGATTAAAAC
This genomic interval from Mycobacteriales bacterium contains the following:
- a CDS encoding fibronectin type III domain-containing protein is translated as MSGIASFRHAARGATALVLVAVAVLGAAPLAHAAGRALPDGTFVACPDVTTLAYSTTYSCENLTSAITAAEAWNANSRENATIDLLPGQYCPVQLPYDPYPLTIQGVGFAGVKNASDVDSYTGFEADLSEFTWSDAHCTAIAGDDYFLENQLNLQEPAEIWGTIDLVNFTVNGAGSGAPTSGVDITNAPLSVRDLLVENVSQYGFDFTDSEDFYNGNIENSAFIDNGVGAFINAGQSHGVSIDESTFAGNTEYGVDGGGFFVLGGDTIAHNVDGIGGSIDQLASSIVGDNTSFDCDGAISEDAGDNVLGGDCNPNTTLSDPDKTLTSTIGSLSTGDAITPSIQPVTEAAIGAAECGNIDGTDQEELVADDSSCDAGSVQTAGTSADPAPSGDIDFGAVATNDPMSQTERLSAGGGLVSISGVDADVTSGTGGFAVTSDNCTYAPLLVASFGQGACSVTVQATSADDSGATAGTLTIHTSDGDITVNLASSGAPAVQAAGAPTGLTPTAGNRRVTLGWTAPTDDGGVALQYYEIDDSTNGGASWQVADTDYDTTDSTISDTIGNLTNGTPYDFRIRAENGVVDGSWSDVVWATPKGPQQPSALSAPHSTTITYGKRATLSAKLTDKKTGAPIAGGKVKLLDRGGRSGGFHTVTTVTTTSGGIAKAAVKPTVNTEYEFSYSTTSAHAAATSGIATVRVAQAVKAALSKTTTAHGSKVEVYGVVRPAASGERVTLEVEVNGKWKKVGGAKTKHQKLPNGTQTVGYVITFTSGKVGKVSLRVVRSADATNASGRSKKLKLDVT
- a CDS encoding PLP-dependent aminotransferase family protein, translated to MSTRRLAAWLSPALEVRPIGDGLAYTLRALVLDGRVIPGARVPAERELAAVLGVSRATVTEVYNRLRDEGYLSSRYGAGTVAALPAPHLSRPDEDSPPPGAVLDLTVAALPAPAELPEIAAAAAVEDLPQHLGGPGLDPSGLFELRRRIARGYTQRGLATSPEQVLVTSGALHAWDLLLQVCGARGSTVITEQPTYPAVVDAALAHRARVVPLPVDQSGWDVAPLIRPASPPALVHLTFDGQNPTGLWADPDQRREVVESFAEPTVVVIDETMLEFRHQALSVRLPRFGGSATVVHVGSMSKAFWPGLRVGWVRGPGTLIRRLAVNRGGQDLAPPVLDQLIATRLLDAAPRMLPARRAMATSRRDAVVAAIAELAPAWSLTPPAAGLAVWINLGHSSSTALARAALLGGIRVTPGPRFTVSGTHDGYLRLPLTLAPDLVPEVIGTLARLADEVPAARTRQRTGPAHAWAV